The following are from one region of the Hydrogenimonas sp. SS33 genome:
- a CDS encoding glycogen/starch synthase, with protein sequence MRVLFAAAELFPFAKTGGLADIAHALPKALSKSLEVTVAMPLYRFIDQERFGIEPTGRSVAFEMGGAPVRVALFRCIYEGVEHLFFYEERLCDVDAPYGPPYEANDIRFAVFCHALVALGRNERFDLIHLNDWHTALAAPLMKDRGLPSRVVYTIHNLAYQGIFPKSSLERTGLAAYHFAPEDMEFYGQVNWMKGGIAHADAVTTVSPSYAVEIQTTAFGCGLEGFIRKHAGKLKGILNGIDTDFYHPETDAALAAHYSPDRLEGKSLCKKAFLNEIDMKKYEDPLFIFIGRFVEQKGLDLLVEAVEAIARRPMTLAILGEGEERWHTALGEAAESAENIHLRFGYDENLSHRMYAAADFLLMPSRFEPCGLNQMIAMRYGTLPVVHRVGGLRDTVHESGREWVCGMGYVFDDATPDALVDAIDRALALYDRPASMDKMKRFDMRCDFSIERCAKAYEALYRGLVRR encoded by the coding sequence ATGAGAGTGCTGTTCGCCGCTGCGGAACTCTTTCCCTTCGCCAAAACCGGCGGACTCGCCGATATCGCCCATGCCCTTCCCAAAGCCCTCTCCAAAAGCCTGGAAGTGACTGTCGCGATGCCGCTTTACCGCTTTATTGACCAAGAAAGGTTCGGCATCGAACCTACGGGGCGCTCGGTGGCGTTTGAAATGGGCGGCGCACCCGTTCGCGTTGCGCTCTTTCGATGCATTTATGAGGGGGTGGAGCATCTTTTTTTCTACGAAGAGCGTCTCTGTGATGTGGACGCCCCCTACGGCCCCCCTTACGAAGCCAACGATATCCGCTTCGCCGTTTTCTGCCATGCCCTTGTCGCCCTGGGAAGGAACGAACGGTTCGACCTGATCCATCTCAACGACTGGCATACCGCTTTGGCGGCACCTCTCATGAAAGATCGGGGCCTTCCTTCCAGAGTGGTCTATACCATCCACAACCTGGCCTATCAGGGGATCTTCCCGAAAAGCTCGCTCGAGAGGACGGGCCTGGCGGCGTACCACTTCGCCCCGGAGGATATGGAGTTTTACGGCCAGGTCAACTGGATGAAAGGGGGCATTGCCCATGCCGACGCGGTCACGACGGTCAGCCCCTCCTATGCGGTGGAGATTCAGACCACGGCGTTTGGCTGCGGCCTGGAGGGATTCATCCGAAAGCACGCCGGCAAACTGAAGGGCATCCTCAACGGCATCGACACCGATTTCTACCATCCCGAAACAGATGCCGCCCTTGCCGCACACTATTCGCCCGACCGGCTTGAAGGCAAGAGCCTCTGCAAAAAAGCCTTTCTAAATGAAATTGATATGAAAAAATATGAAGACCCGCTCTTCATCTTCATCGGCCGTTTCGTGGAGCAGAAAGGGCTCGACCTTCTCGTGGAGGCCGTCGAGGCGATCGCCCGGCGACCCATGACCCTGGCGATCCTGGGAGAGGGGGAGGAGCGGTGGCATACGGCCCTGGGAGAAGCGGCCGAAAGTGCGGAAAATATCCATCTGCGTTTTGGCTACGACGAAAACCTCTCCCACCGAATGTACGCCGCCGCCGATTTTCTGCTGATGCCTTCCCGCTTCGAACCCTGCGGGCTCAACCAGATGATCGCCATGCGCTACGGTACCCTGCCCGTGGTGCACCGTGTCGGGGGGCTGCGTGACACGGTGCACGAAAGCGGCCGCGAATGGGTCTGTGGCATGGGATACGTCTTCGACGATGCCACGCCTGACGCGTTGGTCGACGCGATCGACCGTGCCCTGGCGCTTTACGACCGCCCCGCAAGCATGGATAAGATGAAAAGGTTCGACATGCGGTGCGACTTTTCCATCGAAAGGTGTGCCAAAGCGTACGAAGCTCTCTATCGTGGATTGGTGAGGAGGTGA
- a CDS encoding galactose-1-phosphate uridylyltransferase, with translation MSEIRYDLLHDEYALIAPERLHRPDCYRTLREEESADHRNCPFCPGHEAMTPPEIFSLRDGGDPNTPGWKTRVVPNLYKAVQIEAPWQSEEVGIYTLWEGLGAHEVIVDTPRHLTRMDGWSENEYFNWLYTLRSRVNDLRNDIRLVTISLFKNHGHYAAATQTHPHTQLIALPVVPKETVVQMERAKHYFDRRRHNIFESVLHQERSDAKRIVLESDRFIAFCPYASTFAFETAIFSKNGIVSVSDLDEPMMRELGGVLKQTIDALYEELGDFDFNILFNTPPLQKNSETETFYDDIPHIWRFGIRIVPRLFRLGGFELESGIQINPVLPEEAASLLKTALKALS, from the coding sequence ATGTCTGAAATACGCTACGACCTGCTCCATGACGAATACGCCCTCATCGCGCCCGAGCGCCTCCACCGCCCCGACTGCTACAGAACCCTCAGGGAGGAAGAGAGTGCGGATCACCGCAACTGCCCCTTCTGCCCGGGCCACGAAGCGATGACGCCGCCGGAAATCTTCTCCCTGCGCGACGGGGGAGACCCGAACACCCCCGGCTGGAAGACCCGTGTCGTCCCCAACCTCTACAAAGCGGTACAGATCGAAGCCCCCTGGCAAAGCGAGGAGGTGGGCATCTACACCCTGTGGGAGGGGCTGGGGGCCCATGAAGTGATCGTCGACACCCCACGCCACCTGACGCGGATGGACGGCTGGAGCGAGAATGAATATTTCAACTGGCTCTACACGCTCCGCTCCCGCGTCAATGACTTGCGCAACGACATAAGGCTCGTCACCATTTCCCTTTTCAAAAACCACGGCCACTATGCGGCGGCGACGCAGACCCATCCCCATACCCAGCTTATCGCCCTGCCGGTGGTGCCGAAGGAGACGGTCGTGCAGATGGAGCGGGCCAAACACTATTTCGACCGGCGTCGCCATAACATTTTCGAGAGTGTCCTGCACCAGGAGCGCTCCGACGCAAAGCGTATCGTGCTGGAGAGCGACCGTTTCATCGCATTCTGCCCCTACGCCTCCACTTTCGCTTTCGAAACGGCGATTTTTTCCAAAAACGGCATCGTCTCCGTTTCCGATCTGGACGAACCCATGATGCGGGAACTGGGCGGAGTGCTCAAACAGACGATCGATGCCCTCTACGAAGAGCTGGGAGATTTCGATTTCAATATCCTCTTCAACACCCCGCCGCTTCAGAAAAACAGCGAGACCGAAACCTTTTATGACGACATTCCCCATATCTGGCGTTTCGGCATACGTATCGTGCCGCGCCTCTTCCGCCTGGGCGGCTTCGAACTAGAAAGCGGCATCCAGATCAATCCGGTGCTACCCGAAGAGGCGGCGTCACTGCTTAAAACGGCATTGAAGGCGTTGTCATGA